Proteins co-encoded in one Cupriavidus metallidurans CH34 genomic window:
- a CDS encoding ATP-binding protein: MAIKQITKLQGYRIFRNFRWNGLPDFSRYNLIYGWNGTGKTSLSTLFRFLQRGEAPDATSVELLLESGVMKGADFGTVAPPPIRVFNRDFVDRNVFEVPGHELPPVFYLGEDSSNKQKQVAKLLQLRDELNTQASSTSKRLDAATAEFNSFCTTQARSIRNLLLGDPRYNNYEAPRFKELMRRLASANNAAVPLDDAERKRLEDAIEGRAMPKLPPPTSGNIQLPELTQAVIDELRVTVVSSTIEKLVRSPQLADWVERGIHLHGQDATNCLFCEQPLPFLRLETLAAHFNDDFKAHQDRLQKLIDTVGSLRSEALAKTIPERSALYPHLHPEFDSAIAQLRSQTLAVEMYLKGVQRALEEKVKEPFHSLTLTDYLPKLDVSADSGFAKFIELMFNGVTAISALSGFSAVQRLLNVVKKHNEHTDNFDAAAATARDALELDEGAKYFEDWRSRTATITELTVAADDAAIRLRPIAGQVRDLQREIRQHLKPAEELNREMAAYLGRDELHFEVKDTGYTIMRGSLPAMHLSDGERTAIAFMYFLKTLSDATFDIKNGIVVIDDPVSSLDANSLYCAFGYMKTRTKDAKQIFILTHNFSFFRQVKNWFNYAGKINNKPYEPAKSKDTHFYMLAPTLEDGQRSATLRTLDPLLHEYESEYHYLFRCVSDGSKAAAPKSLAEVYGLPNIARRLLESFLSFRVPGRAGNLGQQLDALQGDAATKARVVRFLHTHSHMEQVEADHDLSVLSEAPAVLTDLLSLIQTNDKDHYEAMMKII, translated from the coding sequence ATGGCAATCAAGCAGATTACGAAGCTTCAGGGTTACCGCATCTTCAGGAACTTCAGGTGGAACGGGCTTCCTGACTTCAGTCGCTACAACTTAATCTACGGCTGGAATGGCACGGGGAAAACGTCTCTCTCCACGCTCTTTCGATTCCTCCAACGAGGCGAAGCTCCCGATGCGACTTCGGTGGAGTTGCTGTTGGAGAGTGGTGTAATGAAAGGCGCAGACTTCGGGACTGTCGCGCCACCTCCCATCCGAGTATTCAACCGGGATTTTGTCGATCGAAACGTCTTCGAAGTGCCCGGCCACGAGCTGCCGCCGGTTTTCTATCTGGGTGAGGACAGCTCAAACAAACAAAAGCAGGTCGCCAAACTGCTTCAGCTCCGGGACGAACTCAACACACAGGCCTCCTCGACTTCCAAACGGTTAGATGCGGCCACGGCGGAATTCAATAGCTTCTGCACCACCCAAGCCCGGAGCATTCGCAATCTTCTTCTCGGTGATCCGCGCTACAACAACTATGAAGCGCCAAGGTTCAAAGAGTTGATGCGTCGCCTCGCAAGCGCAAACAATGCGGCCGTCCCGCTGGACGATGCCGAGCGCAAACGGTTGGAAGATGCTATTGAAGGCAGGGCAATGCCCAAGCTTCCACCGCCCACTTCTGGAAACATTCAGCTCCCCGAACTCACACAAGCCGTCATTGACGAGCTTCGGGTCACAGTTGTTTCGAGCACCATCGAAAAGCTCGTTCGCTCCCCACAGCTCGCAGACTGGGTAGAGAGAGGTATTCACCTGCATGGCCAGGACGCGACGAACTGCCTATTTTGTGAACAGCCTCTGCCATTTCTTCGGCTAGAGACGCTCGCTGCGCACTTTAACGACGATTTCAAAGCACACCAAGATCGCCTGCAAAAGCTCATCGACACCGTCGGGTCGCTTCGCAGTGAGGCGCTGGCAAAGACCATCCCAGAGCGGTCTGCCCTCTATCCCCATCTCCACCCAGAATTTGATTCAGCCATCGCGCAACTAAGAAGTCAGACTCTGGCCGTCGAGATGTATCTAAAGGGGGTGCAACGCGCTCTTGAGGAAAAGGTCAAGGAGCCCTTCCACTCGCTTACTCTTACCGACTATCTTCCAAAGCTCGATGTCTCCGCTGATTCTGGATTCGCCAAGTTCATCGAACTCATGTTCAATGGTGTAACGGCAATTAGCGCATTGTCAGGCTTCTCGGCGGTCCAGCGGCTACTTAACGTGGTCAAGAAGCACAACGAACATACCGACAATTTTGATGCGGCAGCAGCAACCGCTCGAGACGCGTTGGAGCTCGATGAAGGAGCGAAATACTTTGAGGATTGGCGTTCACGAACGGCGACTATAACCGAGCTCACGGTAGCAGCGGACGATGCGGCCATCAGGCTGAGGCCAATTGCCGGCCAAGTGAGAGATCTTCAGCGCGAGATTCGACAGCACCTCAAGCCCGCCGAGGAGCTCAACCGCGAGATGGCAGCCTACCTGGGAAGGGACGAGCTGCACTTCGAGGTCAAGGACACGGGTTACACCATCATGCGTGGATCATTGCCGGCCATGCATCTAAGCGACGGGGAACGAACTGCCATTGCCTTCATGTACTTCTTGAAGACATTGAGTGACGCGACATTCGACATCAAGAACGGCATTGTAGTCATTGACGACCCGGTATCGAGCCTGGACGCGAATTCGCTGTACTGCGCCTTCGGCTACATGAAGACGCGTACGAAAGACGCAAAGCAGATCTTCATCCTTACCCACAACTTTAGCTTCTTCCGACAAGTTAAGAATTGGTTCAACTACGCAGGGAAGATCAACAACAAACCGTACGAGCCCGCCAAGTCCAAGGACACACACTTCTATATGCTCGCACCGACGTTAGAAGACGGGCAGCGAAGTGCCACCCTCCGCACGTTGGACCCGCTCTTGCATGAATACGAGTCGGAGTATCACTACCTTTTCCGGTGCGTCAGCGATGGTTCCAAAGCGGCTGCGCCAAAGAGTCTCGCTGAGGTGTATGGCCTGCCCAATATTGCGCGACGGCTGCTGGAGTCCTTCCTATCGTTCCGCGTACCTGGCCGGGCGGGAAATCTGGGACAGCAGCTGGATGCACTCCAAGGCGACGCGGCAACGAAGGCTAGAGTCGTTCGGTTTTTGCACACTCACTCTCATATGGAGCAAGTCGAAGCTGACCACGACCTGTCGGTGCTATCCGAGGCGCCTGCTGTACTGACGGACTTGCTCAGTCTTATCCAAACAAATGACAAAGATCACTACGAGGCAATGATGAAGATCATCTAG
- a CDS encoding aminotransferase-like domain-containing protein encodes MAAYPFVPALREPQGSPIRELFKYLSDPEMISFAGGYPSAALFDVEGIGAASAQALRERPAECLQYGATEGTPALRNALAALMAERGAAVALDELLITSGSQQGFDFLVRALVEPGSLVLVEEPTYSATLQALRLAGADVRGVPSDHDGMNVDALEAMLADAPARPRMIYTVPTFANPTGATLSPARRLQLLELVARHEIVLVEDDPYGALSFDGPPPPSLLALCDQVSGARPWLVHLASLSKTLAPGLRLGWMVAAPEIVRRAVIAKQVSDLCTPPWLQLTAAHYLQAGNLPGQIAREVAVYRDKRDRLTTALHQAFGTRIRFADPAGGMFLWVSVDGIDDAAALLPHAIAEKVLFVPGTGFYAERRARPAFRLSFVGADPAQIEEGVARLARAAARAGVSVVNPD; translated from the coding sequence ATGGCCGCCTACCCCTTCGTTCCCGCGCTACGCGAGCCGCAAGGCTCGCCGATCCGCGAGCTGTTCAAGTATCTCTCCGACCCGGAGATGATCTCGTTCGCCGGCGGCTATCCGTCCGCCGCGTTGTTCGACGTGGAAGGCATCGGCGCGGCATCCGCACAGGCATTGCGCGAACGTCCTGCCGAGTGCCTGCAGTACGGCGCCACGGAGGGCACGCCTGCGCTGCGCAACGCGCTGGCGGCCCTGATGGCGGAGCGTGGCGCGGCCGTCGCCCTGGACGAACTGCTGATCACCAGCGGCTCGCAACAGGGCTTCGATTTTCTCGTGCGCGCGCTGGTGGAGCCTGGCAGCCTCGTGCTGGTGGAGGAACCCACCTACTCGGCCACGCTGCAGGCACTGCGGCTGGCCGGCGCTGACGTGCGCGGCGTGCCGTCCGACCATGACGGCATGAACGTCGACGCACTGGAGGCGATGCTCGCAGACGCGCCGGCACGTCCTCGCATGATCTACACGGTGCCGACCTTCGCCAATCCAACCGGCGCCACGCTCTCACCCGCGCGCCGGCTTCAATTGCTGGAACTGGTGGCACGGCACGAGATCGTGCTGGTCGAGGACGATCCTTACGGCGCGCTAAGCTTCGACGGTCCGCCGCCGCCATCGCTGCTCGCGCTGTGCGATCAGGTGTCCGGCGCGCGCCCGTGGCTCGTGCATCTCGCAAGCCTGTCGAAGACGCTGGCACCAGGACTGCGGCTGGGCTGGATGGTGGCCGCGCCGGAGATCGTGCGTCGCGCGGTGATCGCCAAGCAGGTGTCGGACCTGTGCACGCCGCCATGGCTGCAACTGACCGCCGCGCATTACCTTCAGGCCGGAAACCTGCCCGGGCAGATCGCGCGGGAAGTGGCGGTCTATCGCGACAAACGCGATCGGCTGACGACGGCGTTGCACCAGGCGTTCGGCACGCGCATCCGGTTTGCGGATCCCGCCGGGGGCATGTTCCTGTGGGTATCCGTGGACGGCATCGACGATGCGGCGGCGCTGCTGCCCCATGCCATCGCAGAGAAAGTGCTGTTCGTGCCGGGCACAGGCTTCTACGCCGAGCGTCGCGCGCGCCCCGCGTTCCGGCTGTCGTTCGTGGGCGCCGACCCGGCGCAGATCGAAGAAGGCGTGGCGCGGCTTGCCCGGGCCGCAGCGCGTGCCGGGGTATCCGTCGTCAATCCGGACTAA
- a CDS encoding Dyp-type peroxidase has translation MPNDPIEPQAVYQPITRSAIFIVATLTPGAEHAATVRAWCADVAALVRSVGKRVPGGNLSCVCGFGTDAWDTLFGGPHPASLHAFREFGAGDRRAVATRGDLLLHIRAEHMDLCFELATQLIGRLGAAVTVVDEVHGFRYFDMRSMVGFVDGTENPVDREAVDFTIIGDEDLSFAGGSYVIVQKYLHDMTGWNELSVEAQERIIGRTKLSDIELDESIKPTCSHSSLTTLEEDGKEVKILRDNMPFGSPGKGEFGTYFIGYARSPAPIEQMLENMFVGRPPGNYDRLLDYSKAVTGSLFFVPSQALLEALAERNP, from the coding sequence ATGCCAAACGACCCGATCGAACCCCAGGCCGTCTATCAACCCATTACCCGCAGCGCGATCTTCATCGTCGCGACGCTGACGCCCGGTGCCGAGCACGCCGCGACCGTGCGTGCCTGGTGCGCGGATGTCGCAGCGCTCGTGCGGTCCGTCGGCAAACGTGTGCCGGGCGGCAATCTGTCATGTGTCTGCGGCTTTGGCACCGACGCCTGGGATACGCTGTTCGGGGGCCCGCATCCCGCATCGCTACATGCATTCCGCGAGTTCGGCGCCGGCGATCGACGCGCCGTGGCCACGCGGGGCGATCTGCTGCTGCATATCCGCGCGGAACATATGGATCTGTGCTTCGAACTCGCGACCCAGTTGATCGGCCGGCTCGGCGCGGCGGTGACCGTGGTCGACGAAGTGCATGGCTTCCGCTACTTCGACATGCGCAGCATGGTGGGCTTTGTCGACGGCACTGAGAATCCGGTGGATCGCGAAGCTGTGGATTTCACGATCATCGGTGACGAGGACCTATCGTTCGCAGGCGGCAGCTACGTGATCGTGCAGAAGTACCTGCATGACATGACCGGCTGGAACGAGCTTTCCGTCGAGGCGCAGGAGCGCATCATCGGGCGGACCAAGTTGTCCGACATCGAACTCGATGAGTCGATCAAGCCGACGTGCTCGCACAGCTCGCTGACGACGCTGGAAGAGGACGGCAAGGAAGTGAAGATCCTGCGTGACAACATGCCGTTCGGCTCACCCGGCAAGGGCGAGTTTGGCACCTATTTCATCGGCTACGCGCGCTCGCCCGCGCCGATCGAGCAGATGCTCGAGAACATGTTCGTCGGGCGTCCACCGGGCAATTACGACAGGCTGCTCGACTACAGCAAGGCAGTCACCGGAAGCCTGTTCTTCGTGCCGTCTCAAGCGCTGCTCGAAGCGCTCGCGGAACGCAACCCATAG
- a CDS encoding DUF1338 domain-containing protein, with protein MISNVTSLVSLSLGTEAAARLSQLVAMPTLPAGKLGHPTRAEIAHALNLVLFAGILDRVPTGKAYTEDVAATGGKVHFDHGALRTVRWQENGALPAGEAAFTRILRPLGYRLNGTYPLDRIGMTGRSYAHADAPEEIAQFFLSEFHPERYSEDFQQAVSRVVGNSADPLTPRAQSLLWELERDGALPLADAGELIDLLARCFERQHATPHLNDYERLLAESSEMAWIATEGNAFNHATDRVEDVFAVSDEQKRVGRPMKEKVEVSQSGRVKQTAFRADPVRRAFVGASGDEVVREVPGSFYEFITRDRYVDEAQAITRTDLGFDAGNAQGIFKMTAAAC; from the coding sequence ATGATTTCCAACGTCACCTCGCTCGTTTCCCTTAGCCTTGGCACCGAAGCCGCCGCGCGGCTCTCGCAACTGGTGGCCATGCCCACGCTGCCGGCCGGCAAGCTGGGTCACCCCACGCGCGCCGAGATCGCACATGCGCTGAACCTGGTGCTGTTCGCCGGCATCCTGGATCGCGTGCCCACCGGCAAGGCCTACACGGAGGATGTAGCGGCCACGGGCGGCAAGGTGCACTTCGATCACGGCGCGCTGCGCACCGTCCGCTGGCAGGAGAACGGCGCGTTGCCCGCAGGCGAGGCAGCCTTCACGCGTATCCTGCGCCCGCTTGGCTACCGCCTCAATGGCACGTATCCGCTCGACCGCATCGGCATGACGGGCCGCTCGTATGCCCACGCCGACGCGCCGGAGGAAATCGCGCAGTTCTTCCTCAGCGAATTCCATCCCGAGCGCTACAGCGAGGACTTCCAGCAAGCCGTGAGCCGCGTCGTCGGCAACTCCGCCGATCCGCTCACGCCGCGCGCGCAGTCGCTACTGTGGGAGCTGGAACGTGACGGCGCGTTGCCGCTGGCCGATGCCGGGGAACTGATCGACCTGCTGGCCCGCTGCTTCGAGCGTCAGCACGCCACGCCGCACCTGAACGACTACGAACGCCTGCTGGCCGAGTCGTCGGAAATGGCGTGGATTGCCACCGAAGGGAATGCGTTCAACCACGCCACCGACCGCGTGGAGGACGTCTTCGCGGTATCGGACGAACAGAAGCGTGTGGGCCGCCCCATGAAGGAAAAGGTCGAGGTGTCGCAAAGCGGCCGCGTGAAGCAGACCGCGTTCCGCGCCGATCCGGTTCGCCGCGCGTTCGTTGGCGCCAGCGGTGACGAGGTGGTGCGCGAAGTACCGGGTTCGTTCTACGAATTCATCACGCGCGATCGCTATGTGGACGAGGCACAGGCCATCACGCGCACGGACCTGGGCTTCGACGCCGGCAATGCGCAGGGCATCTTCAAGATGACCGCGGCGGCCTGCTGA
- a CDS encoding PepSY domain-containing protein, with protein sequence MQKIAAFLVAGVFSTAAFAGANCSKHPKSEWMPEADAKAKIQEQGYNIKKFKVDGNCYEIYGTTKDGKKAEIYFDTKTLEIVKSEIGS encoded by the coding sequence ATGCAGAAGATTGCCGCTTTCCTCGTTGCCGGAGTGTTCTCGACCGCCGCTTTCGCCGGCGCCAACTGCTCCAAGCACCCGAAATCCGAATGGATGCCGGAAGCCGATGCCAAGGCCAAGATCCAGGAACAGGGCTACAACATCAAGAAGTTCAAGGTGGACGGCAATTGCTACGAGATCTACGGTACGACCAAGGATGGCAAGAAGGCCGAGATCTACTTCGACACCAAGACGCTTGAAATCGTCAAATCGGAAATCGGCAGCTAA
- a CDS encoding ArsR/SmtB family transcription factor: protein MEFAPGISQLAGLLADPGRAAMLWALMDGSARPAGELALIAGLSASSTSGHLTRLSEGGLLVVETRGRNRYYRLATPEIGVAIEALATASLASQPPRMRAVPVSRTTPPALKQARTCYDHLAGELAVGLFERMSQAGWIAVDGTRVDLTGDGTQAMGQLGIDVDAARRKRRQFACTCPDWSERKPHLGGALGAALLQAMLAHGWIEPTSTSRALRVTPRGQNEIGKVAAGENRWR from the coding sequence ATGGAATTCGCTCCTGGCATCAGCCAGCTTGCGGGGTTGCTGGCCGACCCGGGCCGCGCCGCGATGCTGTGGGCGCTGATGGACGGCAGCGCCCGGCCCGCCGGCGAACTGGCGTTGATCGCCGGATTGTCCGCGTCGTCGACCAGTGGACACCTGACCCGCCTCTCCGAAGGCGGCTTGCTGGTGGTGGAAACTCGCGGGCGCAATCGCTACTATCGGCTTGCCACGCCGGAAATTGGCGTGGCTATCGAGGCGCTGGCCACCGCGTCACTGGCCAGCCAGCCGCCGCGCATGCGTGCCGTGCCTGTTTCGCGCACCACGCCGCCTGCGCTGAAGCAGGCACGAACTTGCTACGACCACCTGGCCGGGGAACTTGCTGTGGGGCTTTTCGAACGAATGTCGCAGGCGGGCTGGATCGCCGTGGACGGCACGCGGGTCGACTTGACCGGAGATGGCACGCAGGCCATGGGGCAGTTGGGCATCGACGTGGATGCGGCGCGGCGCAAGCGGCGGCAGTTCGCCTGCACATGCCCCGACTGGAGCGAGCGCAAGCCGCATCTGGGCGGGGCGCTCGGGGCCGCGCTGCTGCAGGCGATGCTGGCGCACGGCTGGATAGAACCTACAAGCACGTCGCGCGCGTTGCGCGTGACACCACGTGGGCAAAATGAAATCGGAAAGGTAGCGGCAGGAGAGAACAGATGGCGATAG
- a CDS encoding Bug family tripartite tricarboxylate transporter substrate binding protein, producing MKRLISALAAAGLAFGAAVPGIAAAQEFPAKPVRIIVPYPPGGTTDMVARLIGDQLAIQWKQTVLVDNRPGAGGIVGTGTAAKSPADGYTLLMGSVGEFGINPTLYKKLPYDAAADFVPVTMVAKVPNVVVVSPAFAERAHVQTLGELIAYLKAHPKHVNMASAGNGTSTHLAGELFQRMTGTEMSHVAYKGSSPAIADLMGGSVDVMFDNLPASLPFIRSGKLKALAVTTPARSSALPNVPTVAAAGPVPGFDASPWFGLLAPRGTPAAVAQKISQDLTRVLGEPAVQAKMRELGAEPAPSTPDAFAEVLKKDRQKWGDIVRLSGASVD from the coding sequence ATGAAGCGTTTGATCAGCGCCCTCGCAGCTGCCGGCCTCGCATTCGGCGCGGCTGTTCCCGGCATCGCCGCCGCCCAGGAATTCCCGGCCAAACCCGTACGCATCATCGTGCCGTATCCACCGGGCGGCACCACCGACATGGTGGCGCGCCTGATCGGCGACCAGCTCGCGATCCAGTGGAAGCAAACCGTCCTCGTCGACAACCGCCCCGGCGCAGGCGGCATCGTCGGCACCGGCACGGCGGCCAAGTCCCCGGCCGACGGCTACACGCTGCTGATGGGCTCGGTGGGCGAGTTCGGCATCAATCCGACGCTGTACAAGAAGCTGCCCTACGACGCCGCCGCCGACTTCGTGCCGGTGACGATGGTCGCCAAGGTGCCGAACGTGGTCGTGGTGTCGCCGGCCTTCGCCGAGCGTGCCCATGTGCAGACGCTGGGCGAACTGATCGCCTATCTGAAGGCGCATCCCAAGCACGTGAACATGGCATCGGCCGGCAATGGCACCTCCACGCACCTCGCGGGCGAACTGTTCCAGCGCATGACTGGCACGGAGATGAGCCACGTCGCCTACAAGGGCAGCAGCCCGGCTATCGCCGACCTGATGGGCGGCAGCGTCGATGTGATGTTCGACAACCTGCCGGCATCGCTGCCGTTCATCCGTTCCGGCAAGCTCAAGGCACTGGCAGTGACCACGCCGGCACGCTCGTCTGCGCTGCCCAACGTGCCGACCGTCGCCGCCGCCGGTCCGGTGCCAGGCTTCGACGCCAGCCCGTGGTTCGGCCTGCTCGCGCCGCGTGGTACCCCTGCAGCCGTTGCGCAGAAGATTAGCCAGGACCTGACGCGCGTGCTCGGCGAGCCCGCCGTGCAGGCCAAGATGCGCGAACTCGGCGCCGAACCGGCACCGAGCACGCCCGACGCCTTCGCCGAGGTTCTGAAGAAGGATCGCCAGAAATGGGGCGACATCGTCCGACTGTCCGGCGCCTCGGTGGACTGA
- a CDS encoding DUF6630 family protein, whose amino-acid sequence MAIELEDDAQDAVSRLFALINLGDTQQTTRQLTLLEEALEDAEEDDVDSEALLSQIKEIIDWESGFYVDWKDVESFIGCLNQLCERIDLEIDWGTDDTEDEDFLEGTSVPELMELAADQLRVAGYTLWNWDTGGDAYAGWITRSEDDDEMLEIADTLGFDARSGDQPF is encoded by the coding sequence ATGGCGATAGAACTGGAAGACGATGCGCAGGACGCCGTAAGCCGGCTGTTCGCGCTGATCAACCTGGGTGACACGCAACAGACCACACGGCAGCTCACGCTCCTCGAGGAAGCCCTGGAAGACGCCGAGGAAGACGACGTCGACTCGGAGGCATTGCTCTCTCAGATCAAGGAGATCATCGACTGGGAATCAGGCTTCTATGTCGACTGGAAGGACGTGGAGTCCTTCATCGGCTGCCTGAACCAGTTATGCGAGCGTATCGATCTAGAGATCGATTGGGGCACCGACGATACCGAGGATGAGGATTTCCTCGAAGGCACCAGCGTGCCCGAACTCATGGAGCTGGCGGCCGATCAGCTCCGCGTGGCGGGCTACACGCTCTGGAACTGGGATACGGGCGGCGACGCCTATGCCGGCTGGATCACGCGCAGTGAGGACGACGACGAAATGCTGGAAATCGCCGACACGCTGGGCTTCGACGCCCGCAGCGGCGACCAGCCTTTCTGA
- a CDS encoding LysR substrate-binding domain-containing protein, whose product MRQRLPSLSNLRAFDAAALHLNLRRAAADLYITESAVSRQIASLESLLGVQLFHRANQRITLTAAGVLYSRQVREMLRKLQRDTLDIMAHEGVGGTVELACVPTLAVEWLIPRLPGFYARHPQVIVNIRAQSDVFLFEGTPYDAAIHFGEAVYPGARVDRMFGEESVAVCHPDFFGGKKRVSVNDIARSPLLHLVTRSFGWKQWMEAAGIDDVNALRGARYDHHSMVISAARAGLGVGLVPRFLVDEYLTRGLLVTPVARSLRATSAYYLVVPDTQPMSDAMGHLREWLLEAAGEFVGVAT is encoded by the coding sequence ATGCGCCAACGTCTTCCGAGCCTGTCCAACCTGCGTGCCTTCGACGCGGCGGCGCTGCATCTGAATCTGCGGCGCGCGGCGGCGGATCTGTACATCACGGAGAGCGCGGTATCGCGCCAGATCGCCTCGCTGGAAAGCCTGCTTGGCGTGCAGCTTTTTCACCGGGCCAACCAGCGCATCACGCTGACGGCGGCGGGGGTGCTCTACAGCCGCCAGGTGCGCGAGATGCTGCGCAAGCTGCAGCGCGACACGCTGGACATCATGGCGCACGAAGGTGTGGGTGGCACGGTGGAACTGGCGTGCGTGCCAACACTGGCCGTCGAGTGGCTGATTCCACGGCTGCCGGGTTTCTATGCCCGCCACCCGCAGGTCATCGTCAACATCCGCGCGCAGTCGGATGTGTTCCTGTTCGAGGGCACGCCGTACGACGCGGCGATCCACTTCGGCGAGGCGGTCTATCCGGGCGCGCGGGTGGACCGGATGTTCGGCGAGGAGTCGGTCGCCGTCTGCCATCCGGACTTTTTCGGCGGCAAGAAGCGGGTCAGCGTCAACGACATCGCGCGATCGCCGCTACTGCACCTGGTCACGCGCAGCTTCGGCTGGAAGCAATGGATGGAGGCCGCCGGCATTGACGATGTCAATGCGCTGCGCGGCGCGCGCTATGACCACCACAGCATGGTCATCAGCGCGGCCCGCGCGGGGCTTGGCGTCGGGTTGGTGCCGCGTTTCCTGGTGGATGAGTACCTGACGCGCGGGCTGCTGGTGACACCCGTGGCGCGATCACTGCGCGCGACGAGTGCGTACTACCTCGTGGTGCCCGACACGCAGCCAATGAGCGATGCGATGGGGCACCTGCGCGAATGGTTGCTGGAAGCAGCGGGCGAGTTCGTGGGCGTTGCGACATAG
- a CDS encoding LysR family transcriptional regulator, with translation MKSIDWKDWEIFCRVVEGGGFTQGAELAEVPKSSASAAVARLEGQLGVRLFERTTRRVRVTQRGQQLYDRVAPLFGELREISAEAASVSEEVSGTIRIATPYEVGSQHLSPTVNRLLKLHPSLRVQLDVSWDQPDLIRHGYDLAFVMTDTGLSDSSFASKRVVLIERAFYAAPSLIRERGLPRTPQDLQGWPTVGNLDDTRWEFLRDGVETFAMDVEPRICTHNAEVRFNAAVDGLGVTRLSPRFVREALVEGKLVRVLPGYASSPLKVYVLMPARKLMPASVRAFLDALEETLGVPETRRPGARVTAATRIEESAEDQNDDDGEPTVITLD, from the coding sequence ATGAAATCGATCGACTGGAAGGACTGGGAAATCTTCTGCCGCGTGGTGGAAGGGGGCGGCTTCACACAGGGGGCCGAACTGGCCGAAGTCCCGAAGTCATCGGCGAGCGCCGCGGTGGCGCGGCTGGAAGGGCAACTCGGCGTGCGATTGTTCGAGCGGACCACGCGTCGGGTGCGCGTCACCCAGCGCGGCCAGCAACTGTATGATCGCGTGGCGCCACTGTTCGGCGAACTGCGCGAGATCAGCGCCGAAGCGGCGTCCGTCAGCGAAGAAGTCAGCGGCACGATCCGCATCGCCACACCCTATGAAGTCGGTTCGCAGCACCTTTCGCCGACGGTGAACCGGCTGCTCAAGCTGCATCCCTCGCTGCGCGTGCAACTCGATGTGAGCTGGGACCAGCCCGACCTGATCCGCCACGGCTACGACCTGGCCTTCGTCATGACAGACACGGGGTTGAGCGATAGCTCGTTTGCCAGCAAGCGGGTGGTGCTGATCGAACGCGCGTTCTATGCCGCGCCGTCCCTGATTCGCGAGCGCGGACTGCCGCGCACGCCGCAGGATTTGCAAGGCTGGCCCACGGTCGGCAATCTTGACGATACGCGTTGGGAATTCCTGCGCGATGGGGTGGAAACCTTCGCCATGGATGTGGAACCCCGCATCTGCACGCACAACGCGGAAGTGCGGTTCAATGCCGCGGTGGATGGCCTGGGCGTGACACGCCTGTCGCCGCGATTTGTACGCGAGGCACTTGTGGAGGGCAAGCTGGTGCGCGTGCTGCCTGGCTACGCATCGTCCCCGCTGAAGGTCTATGTGCTGATGCCCGCCCGCAAGCTGATGCCGGCCAGCGTGCGCGCATTTCTGGATGCGCTCGAGGAAACGCTCGGTGTGCCAGAAACGCGTCGGCCCGGAGCGCGCGTGACGGCCGCAACGCGCATTGAGGAGAGCGCGGAAGATCAGAACGATGACGATGGCGAGCCCACCGTCATCACCCTCGACTGA
- a CDS encoding DUF190 domain-containing protein, whose translation MQGYQLTFYTQEGRRHHGKQLSHWLMQVMREMQIRGATHTVAAEGIGHDHRFHSWHFIELADRPEEVTVVATVEEVEALLERLRHEDIRLFYAKTPVEFGFVGTLDV comes from the coding sequence ATGCAGGGCTATCAACTCACCTTCTACACGCAGGAAGGTCGGCGCCATCACGGCAAGCAGCTATCGCACTGGCTGATGCAGGTGATGCGGGAGATGCAGATTCGCGGTGCCACGCACACGGTGGCGGCGGAGGGAATCGGGCACGACCATCGCTTCCATTCCTGGCATTTCATCGAACTAGCCGATCGGCCGGAAGAGGTGACGGTGGTCGCCACCGTCGAAGAGGTGGAGGCGCTGCTGGAGCGCCTGCGTCACGAAGACATCCGCCTGTTCTATGCGAAGACGCCGGTCGAGTTCGGCTTCGTCGGCACGCTGGATGTCTGA